A single region of the Terriglobales bacterium genome encodes:
- a CDS encoding TROVE domain-containing protein, which yields MARLNLKKFVFGSRTHEGAPVRQINAEQQLRRSVLACMLWEDQFYEDGVEIAGRIRELVPKVEAERVASLAVEAREKMKLRHAPLLLVREMARNKTHRVQVAETLQRVVQRADELSEFVAIYWKDGKAPLSAQVKKGLAGAFTKFDAYALAKYNRPGPIKLRDVLFLCHAKPLNDAQAELWKQLVEGTLASPDTWEVALSAGADKLQTWERLLQENKLGALALLRNLRNMKDADVDPNLVGTALRAMKTDRVLPFRFIAAARHAPQWEQVLEQAMFKALASQEKLPGKTVLLVDVSGSMNHPLSRNSEMHRTDAAYGLAVLLREICEQVAIYTFSDKLVQVPARQGFALRDALEHSQSHSGTYLGKSLGELTETYDRLIVITDEQAHDTVPNPKGMGYMINVASFKNGVGYGKWMHVDGWSEAVIGYIRELEKMPK from the coding sequence ATGGCTCGTTTGAATTTGAAAAAGTTTGTCTTTGGCTCGCGCACGCATGAAGGTGCGCCAGTGCGGCAGATCAACGCGGAGCAGCAGCTTCGCCGGTCGGTGCTGGCCTGCATGTTGTGGGAGGACCAGTTCTACGAGGATGGCGTCGAGATTGCCGGACGCATCCGCGAGCTGGTGCCCAAGGTCGAGGCCGAGCGCGTGGCCTCGCTCGCCGTTGAGGCGCGCGAGAAGATGAAGCTGCGTCACGCGCCGCTTTTGCTGGTGCGCGAGATGGCGCGCAACAAGACGCACCGCGTCCAGGTGGCCGAGACCCTGCAGCGCGTGGTCCAGCGCGCCGACGAACTCTCTGAGTTCGTGGCCATCTACTGGAAGGATGGTAAGGCCCCGCTTTCGGCGCAGGTGAAAAAGGGATTGGCAGGCGCGTTCACCAAGTTCGACGCATACGCGCTGGCCAAGTACAACCGTCCCGGTCCCATCAAGCTGCGCGACGTGCTGTTCCTGTGCCACGCCAAGCCGTTGAATGACGCGCAGGCGGAGTTGTGGAAGCAGCTCGTCGAGGGCACGCTGGCTTCGCCGGATACGTGGGAAGTTGCACTCTCGGCCGGGGCCGACAAGCTCCAGACCTGGGAGCGCCTGCTGCAGGAGAACAAGCTGGGTGCGCTGGCCTTGCTGCGCAACCTGCGCAACATGAAGGACGCCGATGTTGATCCGAACCTGGTAGGCACGGCGCTGCGCGCGATGAAGACCGATCGTGTGCTTCCTTTCCGCTTCATCGCTGCCGCGCGTCACGCGCCGCAGTGGGAGCAGGTGCTGGAGCAGGCCATGTTCAAGGCGCTGGCTTCGCAGGAGAAACTGCCTGGGAAGACAGTGTTGCTGGTAGACGTCTCCGGCAGCATGAACCATCCGCTCTCGCGTAACTCGGAGATGCACCGCACCGACGCCGCCTATGGTCTGGCGGTGTTGCTGCGCGAGATCTGCGAGCAGGTTGCCATCTACACCTTCTCTGACAAGCTGGTGCAGGTGCCGGCGCGCCAGGGCTTTGCGCTGCGCGATGCCCTGGAGCACAGCCAGTCGCACAGCGGAACTTACCTGGGCAAGTCGTTGGGCGAGCTCACCGAGACTTACGACCGGTTGATCGTAATCACGGATGAGCAGGCGCATGACACCGTGCCCAACCCCAAGGGGATGGGCTACATGATTAACGTAGCCAGCTTCAAGAACGGCGTCGGCTACGGCAAGTGGATGCACGTTGATGGCTGGAGTGAGGCCGTCATCGGGTATATCCGCGAGCTGGAAAAGATGCCCAAGTAA